A single genomic interval of Polaribacter vadi harbors:
- a CDS encoding Ig-like domain-containing protein, giving the protein MKRQLLFILVCLFVLNYTSAEIPFNDFNFAPTDIILSSEAINENKSSGTTVGTLSSTDADFGDTFTYTLVAGIGDADNASFSISGSDLLSAASFNHEMKDSYSIRVRTTDANGLWYEEEFTITVNDINEIPTDSALTSTNINENESSGTTVGALSTTDVDDGDTFTYTLVAGTGDTNNASFSILGSDLLSGASFNHEIKDSYSIRIQTTDANGLSYAQGFIITVNDVNEIPTDIALSSTDINENESSGTTVGTLSTTDVDDGDTSTYTLVAGAGDTNNGSFSISGSSLLSGASFDYEIKDSYSIRIRTTDANGLSYDETFTINVNDVNDTPTDMVLSLTNIDENEASGTTIGALSTTDADAVDSFTYTLVTGTGDTDNGSFSISGSDLLSAAIFDYETQDSYSIRVRTTDDNGLFYEETFTITVNDINEIPTDSALSSTNIDENESSGTTVGALSTTDVDDGDTFTYTLVAGTGGTDNASFSISGADLLSIPIFDHETKDSYAIRVRTTDNNGLFYEKTFTITVNDINETPTDSALSSTDIDENEASGTTVGALSTTDIDDGDTFTYTLVAGTGDTNNGSFSISGSNLLSGASFNHETKDSYSVRVQTTDSNGLSYAQSFIIIINDINETSTDIALSSSDIDENEASGTTVGDLSTTDEDDGDTFTYTLVAGTGDTNNGSFSISGSNLLSGASFNHETKDSYSIRVRSTDVNGLWYEEAFTITVNNVNETPADMVLSSTDINENESSGTTVGALSTTDIDNGDTFTYTLVAGTGDTDNASFSISSSNLLSDAIFDHEIQDSYSIRVRTTDTNGLSYDESFTITINDINETPTDIILSSTEIDDDQVSGTTVGTLSTADVDDGDTFTYTLVSGTGDTDNGLFNITANGLLSATAFDYNAKSTYSIRVRTTDSGILTFDKEFTITINDKTSPVISNVRMSTSNTNVAFAKVGDVITLSFDSDETINAPTVFIASEPASVSNPSGNSWIATLTVGLASIEGLAAFNISNISDDDNNAALDVAILSSGNAIEIDRTAPTGYGVSSVLDPVNIDNQTAFTFNITGLENTSTYNWTVTDVNNASVSGNGSTNGANPISISTNVSSLADGALTVTVSSTDAAGNLGLNETGNSDKNTVRPVITLLGDNPQIIDVNTVYVELGATANDDIDGDITGTININSSAINLTVVGCYPIIYTVLDSHGNSGQETRIVFVLDPGKPWAKNDSYTVNENSQNNMLAIIGNDSYGTNGPNPNHPIAISGAYTDNGAKIDLVGNQIQYTPRTNFTGVDSFSYTITDDNGNGSGDGASATVTVTVTAATVNISAVADTANAVQGSNDVVVIDVLANDTYGSAAAHATESLTLPSLTSTQGATLSVVNGTIGYVASALFAGPTDTFNYTIKDVNNVTSTATVTVTIGAADSVNGVPSAKSDSFSVVQNTMTSLAILANNGSGVDTYGTDGAHPTGALTFINGTTSSKSVKQIESGNVANNIIVNGTEIEYTPVTGFTGSDSFYYMITDGSGDTSIAQVMITVTEVASPTANDDAATVAAGTLVAKTIDVLANDSFGSDGPGVTPLAITNVNGSTSTLNIVDSKVTYIPDAALVDGDTETIEYTITDGSGDTTTAEITITIGAGTSTNDTPTAKDDAVTVAQNSMDNVISILLNNGNGADDYGIDLANANHPISLSAFFTDNGGELELVGETVLYTPRTNFTGVDTFGYIITDGSGDGASATVTVTVTAATVNISAVADTANAVQGSNDVVVIDVLANDTYGSAAAHATESLTLPSLTSTQGATLSVVNGTIGYVASALFAGPTDTFNYTIKDVNNVTSTATVTVTIGAADSVNGVPSAKSDSFSVVQNTMTSLAILANNGSGVDTYGTDGAHPTGALTFINGTTSSKSVKQIESGNVANNIIVNGTEIEYTPVTGFTGSDSFYYMITDGSGDTSIAQVMITVTEVASPTANDDAATVAAGTLVTTTIDVLANDSFGSDGPGVTPLAITNVNGSTSTLNIVDSKVTYIPDATLVDGDTETIEYTITDGSGDTTTAEITITIGAGTSTNDTPTAKDDAVTVAQNSIDNVISILLNNGNGADDYGIDLANANHPISLSAFFTDNGGELELVGETVLYTPRTNFTGVDTFGYIITDGSGDGASATVTVTVTAATVNISAVADTANAVQGSNDVVVIDVLANDTYGSAAAHATESLTLPSLTSTQGATLSVVNGTIGYVASALFAGPTDTFDYTIKDVNNVTSTATVTVTIGAADSVNGVPSAKSDSFSVVQNTMTSLAILANNGSGVDTYGTDGAHPTGALTFINGTTSSKSVKQIESGNAANNIIVNGTEIEYTPVTGFTGSDSFYYMITDGSGDTSIAQVMITVTEVASPTANDDAATVAAGTLVAKTIDVLANDSFGSDGPGVTPLAITNVNGSTSTLNIVDSKVTYIPDAALVDGDTETIEYTITDGSGDTTTAEITITIGAGTNTNDTPTAKDDAVTVLRNSTNNDIFILLDNGNGADDYGADLANPNHPISPLPGATDIGGTLVLDGNKVVYTPKLNFTGVDTFNYTITDGNGDSDTATVTITVAVAKNSTDDFNSSQIKELQVSPNPTSGNINVRLYCAKAAQATIVLFDLTGKVVYKSKQDLTEGNNTLNFDVISKSGILLLKVYTDKTNFGTKKIIFK; this is encoded by the coding sequence ATGAAAAGACAATTACTATTTATTTTAGTATGCTTATTTGTATTAAACTACACTTCAGCTGAAATTCCATTTAACGATTTTAACTTTGCACCAACAGATATAATATTATCTTCAGAAGCTATAAATGAGAACAAATCCTCAGGAACAACAGTAGGTACGTTATCATCTACAGATGCGGATTTTGGAGATACATTTACCTATACTTTAGTTGCTGGAATAGGAGATGCAGACAATGCATCTTTTTCCATTTCAGGTTCAGACTTATTAAGTGCTGCAAGTTTTAATCATGAAATGAAAGATTCTTATTCTATAAGAGTTAGAACTACAGATGCTAATGGCTTATGGTACGAAGAAGAGTTTACCATTACAGTAAATGATATTAATGAAATACCTACAGACAGTGCGTTGACATCAACAAATATAAATGAGAATGAATCTTCAGGAACTACAGTGGGTGCTTTATCAACTACAGATGTAGATGATGGAGATACGTTTACCTATACTTTGGTTGCTGGAACAGGCGATACAAACAATGCATCTTTTTCCATTTTAGGTTCTGACTTATTAAGTGGAGCAAGTTTTAATCATGAAATTAAGGATTCTTATTCCATAAGAATACAAACTACAGATGCAAATGGTTTATCTTATGCTCAAGGCTTTATCATTACAGTAAATGATGTTAACGAAATACCAACAGATATCGCATTATCATCAACGGATATAAATGAGAATGAATCTTCAGGAACAACAGTAGGTACATTATCAACTACAGATGTAGATGATGGAGATACATCTACCTATACGTTAGTTGCTGGAGCAGGAGATACAAATAATGGATCTTTCTCTATTTCAGGTTCAAGCTTATTAAGTGGGGCAAGTTTTGATTATGAAATTAAAGATTCTTATTCCATAAGAATAAGAACTACAGATGCTAATGGCTTATCGTATGATGAAACCTTTACCATTAATGTAAATGATGTTAATGATACACCAACAGATATGGTATTATCATTAACAAATATTGATGAAAATGAAGCATCAGGAACAACAATAGGTGCTTTATCGACTACAGATGCAGACGCTGTGGATTCTTTTACATATACTTTGGTGACTGGAACAGGAGATACAGATAATGGATCCTTTTCTATTTCAGGTTCAGATTTATTAAGTGCTGCTATTTTTGATTATGAAACTCAAGATTCTTATTCTATAAGAGTGAGAACTACAGATGATAATGGTTTATTTTATGAGGAAACCTTTACCATTACAGTAAATGACATAAATGAAATACCTACAGACAGTGCATTATCATCAACAAATATAGATGAGAATGAATCTTCAGGAACAACAGTGGGTGCTTTATCAACTACAGATGTGGATGATGGAGATACATTTACCTATACCTTGGTTGCTGGAACAGGAGGTACAGACAATGCATCTTTTTCCATTTCAGGTGCAGATTTATTGAGTATTCCTATTTTTGATCATGAAACGAAAGATTCTTACGCTATAAGAGTGAGAACTACAGATAATAATGGTTTATTTTATGAGAAAACCTTTACTATTACAGTAAATGATATTAATGAAACACCAACAGATAGTGCTTTGTCATCAACAGATATTGATGAGAATGAAGCATCAGGAACAACAGTAGGTGCTTTATCAACAACGGATATAGATGATGGAGATACATTTACCTATACTTTAGTTGCTGGAACAGGAGATACAAATAATGGATCTTTCTCTATTTCAGGTTCAAACTTATTAAGTGGAGCAAGTTTTAATCATGAAACGAAAGATTCCTATTCAGTAAGAGTACAAACTACAGATTCAAATGGTTTATCATATGCCCAAAGCTTTATCATTATAATAAATGATATTAATGAAACATCAACAGATATTGCATTATCATCATCAGATATAGATGAGAATGAAGCATCAGGAACAACAGTAGGCGATCTATCAACTACAGATGAAGATGATGGAGATACATTTACCTATACTTTAGTTGCTGGAACAGGAGATACAAATAATGGATCTTTCTCTATTTCAGGTTCAAACTTATTAAGTGGAGCAAGTTTTAATCATGAAACGAAAGATTCTTATTCCATAAGAGTAAGATCTACAGATGTTAATGGCTTATGGTATGAAGAAGCATTTACCATTACAGTAAATAATGTTAATGAAACACCAGCAGATATGGTATTATCATCAACAGATATAAATGAGAATGAATCTTCAGGAACTACAGTAGGTGCTTTATCAACTACAGATATAGATAATGGAGATACATTTACCTATACTTTGGTTGCTGGGACAGGAGATACAGACAATGCATCTTTTTCTATTTCAAGTTCAAATTTATTGAGTGATGCTATTTTTGATCATGAAATTCAAGATTCTTATTCTATAAGAGTGAGAACTACAGATACTAATGGTTTATCATATGATGAAAGCTTTACCATTACAATAAATGACATTAATGAAACACCAACAGATATTATATTATCCTCAACAGAAATAGATGATGATCAAGTTTCAGGAACAACAGTAGGTACTTTATCAACTGCAGATGTAGATGATGGTGATACTTTTACATATACTTTAGTATCTGGAACTGGAGATACAGATAATGGATTATTTAACATTACAGCTAACGGTTTATTAAGTGCAACTGCTTTTGACTATAATGCGAAATCTACTTATTCAATTCGAGTAAGAACCACAGACAGTGGTATTTTAACTTTTGATAAAGAATTTACGATTACAATAAACGATAAAACTTCTCCTGTTATTTCAAATGTCAGAATGTCTACAAGTAATACTAATGTAGCATTTGCCAAAGTTGGAGACGTAATTACCTTAAGTTTTGATTCGGATGAAACAATAAATGCACCAACAGTATTTATTGCTAGTGAGCCTGCAAGCGTTTCAAATCCTTCAGGAAATAGTTGGATAGCTACATTAACGGTTGGGCTGGCTTCAATAGAAGGGCTTGCTGCTTTTAATATTTCAAATATATCAGATGATGATAACAATGCAGCTTTAGATGTTGCTATATTATCTTCTGGTAATGCTATTGAAATAGATAGAACAGCACCAACAGGATATGGAGTTTCAAGTGTTTTAGATCCTGTAAATATAGATAACCAAACAGCATTTACTTTTAATATTACAGGTTTAGAAAATACATCTACTTATAATTGGACAGTTACAGATGTTAACAACGCTTCAGTATCAGGTAATGGCTCAACAAATGGAGCTAATCCAATTTCTATTAGCACAAATGTTTCAAGTTTAGCTGATGGTGCACTTACAGTTACAGTATCTTCAACAGATGCTGCTGGGAATTTAGGATTGAATGAGACAGGAAATTCAGATAAAAATACAGTAAGGCCAGTAATCACTTTATTAGGTGATAATCCACAGATAATAGATGTAAATACAGTTTATGTAGAATTAGGAGCTACAGCAAATGATGATATAGATGGTGATATAACTGGAACAATAAATATTAATTCAAGTGCTATAAACTTAACGGTTGTGGGTTGTTATCCAATAATATATACTGTACTAGATTCTCATGGTAATTCAGGACAAGAAACAAGAATTGTATTTGTATTAGATCCTGGAAAACCCTGGGCAAAAAATGATTCATATACTGTAAATGAAAACAGTCAAAACAATATGCTTGCTATTATAGGGAATGATAGTTATGGAACAAATGGTCCAAATCCAAATCACCCAATAGCAATATCAGGAGCTTATACTGATAATGGAGCTAAGATTGATTTAGTAGGTAATCAAATTCAGTATACTCCAAGAACAAACTTTACAGGAGTTGATTCATTTAGTTATACAATTACAGATGATAATGGAAATGGTAGTGGAGATGGAGCTTCAGCGACAGTAACTGTAACAGTAACAGCAGCCACTGTAAATATTTCAGCAGTAGCAGATACAGCAAATGCAGTTCAAGGAAGTAATGATGTAGTTGTTATCGATGTTTTAGCTAATGATACTTATGGTTCAGCAGCAGCACATGCAACTGAGTCATTAACATTACCTTCATTAACAAGTACACAAGGCGCAACTTTATCAGTAGTAAATGGAACTATTGGTTATGTAGCGTCAGCACTTTTTGCAGGACCAACAGACACCTTTAATTATACAATTAAAGATGTAAACAATGTAACGTCAACGGCTACAGTAACAGTAACAATAGGCGCAGCAGATTCAGTAAATGGAGTTCCTTCAGCTAAATCAGATTCATTCTCAGTAGTTCAAAATACGATGACATCCTTAGCTATTTTGGCAAACAATGGATCAGGAGTAGATACTTATGGTACAGATGGAGCCCATCCAACAGGAGCATTAACTTTTATCAATGGAACAACTTCATCTAAGAGTGTTAAGCAAATAGAAAGTGGAAATGTTGCAAACAATATTATTGTTAATGGAACTGAGATAGAATATACACCAGTAACAGGATTTACAGGATCAGATAGTTTTTATTACATGATTACTGATGGTAGTGGAGATACTTCAATAGCTCAAGTTATGATCACAGTAACAGAGGTAGCATCACCAACCGCAAATGATGATGCAGCAACTGTAGCTGCAGGAACTTTAGTAGCAAAAACGATTGATGTATTAGCAAATGATAGTTTTGGATCAGATGGTCCAGGAGTTACACCATTAGCAATTACCAATGTAAATGGAAGTACATCTACACTAAATATAGTTGATAGTAAAGTAACTTATATTCCAGATGCAGCATTAGTAGATGGAGACACAGAGACTATTGAATACACCATAACTGATGGTAGTGGAGATACTACAACAGCAGAAATCACAATCACTATAGGAGCTGGAACAAGCACAAACGATACACCAACTGCAAAAGATGATGCAGTAACAGTAGCACAGAATAGTATGGATAATGTGATTAGTATTTTATTAAATAATGGAAATGGAGCAGATGATTATGGAATAGATTTAGCAAATGCAAATCATCCAATATCATTATCAGCATTTTTCACGGATAATGGAGGTGAATTAGAATTAGTTGGAGAAACTGTATTGTATACGCCAAGAACAAACTTTACAGGAGTAGATACCTTTGGCTATATAATTACTGATGGCAGTGGAGATGGAGCTTCAGCGACAGTAACTGTAACAGTAACAGCAGCCACTGTAAATATTTCAGCAGTAGCAGATACAGCAAATGCAGTTCAAGGAAGTAATGATGTAGTTGTTATCGATGTTTTAGCTAATGATACTTATGGTTCAGCAGCAGCACATGCAACTGAGTCATTAACATTACCTTCATTAACAAGTACACAAGGCGCAACTTTATCAGTAGTAAATGGAACTATTGGTTATGTAGCGTCAGCACTTTTTGCAGGACCAACAGACACCTTTAATTATACAATTAAAGATGTAAACAATGTAACGTCAACGGCTACAGTAACAGTAACAATAGGCGCAGCAGATTCAGTAAATGGAGTTCCTTCAGCTAAATCAGATTCATTCTCAGTAGTTCAAAATACGATGACATCCTTAGCTATTTTGGCAAACAATGGATCAGGAGTAGATACTTATGGTACAGATGGAGCCCATCCAACAGGAGCATTAACTTTTATCAATGGAACAACTTCATCTAAGAGTGTTAAGCAAATAGAAAGTGGAAATGTTGCAAACAATATTATTGTTAATGGAACTGAGATAGAATATACACCAGTAACAGGATTTACAGGATCAGATAGTTTTTATTACATGATTACTGATGGTAGTGGAGATACTTCAATAGCTCAAGTTATGATTACAGTAACAGAGGTAGCATCTCCAACCGCAAATGATGATGCAGCAACTGTAGCTGCAGGAACTTTAGTTACAACAACAATTGATGTACTGGCAAATGATAGTTTCGGATCAGATGGTCCAGGAGTTACTCCTTTAGCAATTACGAATGTAAACGGAAGTACCTCTACACTAAATATAGTTGATAGTAAAGTAACTTATATTCCAGATGCAACATTAGTAGATGGAGACACAGAGACTATTGAATATACCATAACTGATGGAAGTGGAGATACTACAACAGCAGAAATCACAATCACTATAGGAGCTGGAACAAGCACAAACGATACACCAACTGCAAAAGATGATGCAGTAACAGTAGCACAGAATAGTATCGATAATGTGATTAGTATTTTATTAAATAATGGAAATGGAGCTGATGATTATGGAATAGATTTAGCAAATGCAAATCATCCAATATCATTATCAGCATTTTTCACGGATAATGGAGGTGAATTAGAATTAGTTGGAGAAACTGTATTGTATACGCCAAGAACAAACTTTACAGGAGTAGATACCTTTGGTTATATAATTACTGATGGCAGTGGAGATGGAGCTTCAGCGACAGTAACTGTAACAGTAACAGCAGCCACTGTAAATATTTCAGCAGTAGCAGATACAGCAAATGCAGTTCAAGGAAGTAATGATGTCGTTGTTATCGATGTTTTAGCTAATGATACTTATGGTTCAGCAGCAGCACATGCAACTGAGTCGTTAACATTGCCTTCATTAACAAGTACACAAGGCGCAACTTTATCAGTAGTAAATGGAACTATTGGTTATGTAGCGTCAGCACTTTTTGCAGGACCAACAGACACCTTTGATTATACAATTAAAGATGTAAACAATGTAACGTCAACGGCTACAGTAACAGTAACAATAGGCGCAGCAGATTCAGTAAATGGAGTTCCTTCAGCTAAATCAGATTCATTCTCAGTAGTTCAAAATACGATGACATCCTTAGCTATTTTGGCAAACAATGGATCTGGGGTAGATACTTATGGTACAGATGGAGCGCATCCAACAGGAGCATTAACTTTTATCAATGGAACAACTTCATCTAAGAGTGTTAAGCAAATAGAAAGTGGAAATGCTGCAAACAATATTATTGTTAATGGAACTGAGATAGAATATACACCAGTAACAGGATTTACAGGATCAGATAGTTTTTATTACATGATTACTGATGGTAGTGGAGACACTTCAATAGCTCAAGTTATGATCACAGTAACAGAGGTAGCATCACCAACCGCAAATGATGATGCAGCAACTGTAGCTGCAGGAACTTTAGTAGCAAAAACGATTGATGTATTGGCTAATGATAGTTTTGGATCAGATGGTCCTGGAGTTACACCATTAGCAATTACGAATGTAAATGGAAGTACATCTACACTAAATATAGTTGATAGTAAAGTAACTTATATTCCAGATGCTGCATTAGTAGATGGAGACACAGAGACTATTGAATATACCATAACTGATGGTAGTGGAGATACTACAACAGCAGAAATCACAATCACCATAGGAGCTGGAACAAATACTAACGATACGCCAACTGCAAAAGATGATGCAGTAACAGTTCTTAGAAACAGTACAAACAATGATATCTTTATCTTATTGGATAATGGAAATGGAGCAGATGATTATGGAGCAGATTTAGCAAATCCAAATCATCCAATATCACCATTACCTGGAGCAACAGATATAGGAGGAACATTAGTATTAGATGGTAACAAAGTAGTTTATACACCAAAATTAAACTTTACAGGAGTAGATACTTTTAACTATACGATTACAGATGGAAATGGAGATTCAGATACAGCAACTGTAACTATAACTGTTGCAGTAGCTAAAAACTCAACAGATGACTTTAATAGTTCTCAAATTAAAGAATTACAAGTATCACCAAATCCAACAAGTGGGAACATAAATGTAAGACTATATTGTGCTAAAGCAGCACAAGCAACTATAGTACTATTTGATTTAACAGGTAAAGTAGTTTATAAAAGTAAACAAGATCTTACAGAAGGAAATAATACATTGAACTTCGATGTAATTTCTAAATCAGGTATTTTATTATTAAAAGTATACACTGATAAAACAAATTTTGGAACTAAAAAGATAATTTTTAAATAA
- a CDS encoding T9SS type A sorting domain-containing protein, translating into MKLYLLPIFLFFFTNLLFSQENIATSGGNATGSGSSSYTIGQLFTATNVSNSGSVLQGIQQSIELFTLANPNVKSFALEAITFPNPTKDNIILSISNTEIEKLVFSIFDIHGRLLKKENIHTKLTTINIKNFPTGIYLLKVHHHKKQLKVFKIIKN; encoded by the coding sequence ATGAAACTATATTTACTCCCAATCTTTTTATTTTTCTTTACAAATCTTTTATTTTCTCAAGAAAATATAGCTACTTCTGGAGGTAATGCTACTGGTTCAGGATCTTCTAGCTATACTATTGGTCAGCTGTTTACAGCCACAAATGTTTCAAATAGCGGTTCTGTATTACAAGGAATTCAGCAAAGCATAGAGTTGTTTACGTTAGCAAATCCAAATGTAAAATCTTTTGCTTTAGAAGCAATTACATTTCCAAATCCGACAAAGGATAATATCATTTTATCTATTTCAAATACTGAAATTGAAAAACTTGTTTTTTCAATTTTCGATATTCATGGAAGGTTATTAAAAAAAGAGAACATACATACAAAACTGACTACTATCAATATAAAAAACTTTCCAACTGGTATTTACTTGCTTAAAGTTCATCACCATAAAAAACAATTGAAAGTATTTAAAATTATAAAAAACTAA
- the era gene encoding GTPase Era yields MIHKAGFVNIIGNPNVGKSTLMNALVGEKLSIITPKAQTTRHRILGIVNEDNYQVVFSDTPGIIKPAYELQSSMMDFVKSAFEDADILIYMVEVGEMELKNEAFFKRIIHSEIPIILLLNKIDKSSQEEVEQKIEYWRTKVPNAEVFVISALEGFGVSAVFEKIKELLPEGPAFYPKDQLTDKPERFFVNEKIREKILMHYKKEIPYSVEVETEEFVEEENIVRIRSIIMVERETQKGIIIGHKGSALKRVGAEARKDLEKFFDKKVFIELYVKVNKNWRSDKNQLKRFGYNQS; encoded by the coding sequence ATGATACATAAAGCTGGTTTTGTAAATATTATAGGAAATCCTAACGTAGGTAAATCTACTTTGATGAATGCTTTGGTGGGCGAAAAACTCTCCATTATAACGCCAAAAGCACAAACAACAAGGCATCGAATTTTAGGAATTGTAAATGAAGATAACTATCAGGTTGTATTTTCTGATACTCCAGGAATTATAAAACCTGCCTATGAGTTGCAATCTTCTATGATGGATTTTGTGAAATCTGCTTTTGAAGATGCCGATATTCTTATTTACATGGTTGAAGTAGGGGAGATGGAGTTAAAAAACGAAGCTTTCTTTAAAAGAATTATTCATAGTGAAATACCTATTATTCTTCTATTAAACAAAATTGATAAATCTTCTCAAGAAGAAGTTGAACAAAAAATTGAATATTGGAGAACTAAAGTGCCGAATGCAGAAGTGTTTGTTATTTCTGCTTTAGAAGGGTTTGGAGTTTCTGCTGTTTTTGAAAAAATAAAAGAACTTTTACCAGAAGGACCTGCATTTTATCCTAAAGATCAATTAACAGATAAACCTGAACGTTTCTTTGTAAATGAAAAAATCAGGGAAAAAATTCTAATGCATTATAAGAAAGAAATTCCATATTCTGTAGAAGTTGAAACAGAAGAATTTGTAGAGGAAGAAAATATTGTTAGAATTCGTTCTATAATTATGGTAGAACGTGAAACTCAAAAAGGAATCATTATCGGTCATAAAGGAAGTGCTTTAAAAAGAGTTGGTGCTGAAGCTAGAAAAGACTTAGAGAAGTTTTTTGATAAAAAAGTTTTTATAGAATTGTATGTTAAAGTTAATAAAAACTGGAGAAGTGATAAGAATCAGTTGAAACGCTTTGGTTACAATCAAAGTTAA
- a CDS encoding response regulator transcription factor has product MDKIKTVLIDTDESFLRRLNSLLANFKEVEVIGAFENANEGLDFILKNEPDLAFVQIEMPNLSGLEIAEEISKRETNVKIILVSEHSHYAVKALKVMVFDYLLKPISIDELKTSLQRFNIKYKINLNNRELQIIREMSNGLSSQNIGEKLCISRHTVDTYRRSILEKTACQNTAQLIKFSLKSGLI; this is encoded by the coding sequence ATGGATAAAATTAAAACTGTACTTATAGATACTGATGAATCTTTTTTAAGAAGATTAAACAGCTTACTTGCAAACTTTAAAGAAGTCGAAGTTATTGGTGCTTTTGAAAACGCAAACGAAGGATTAGACTTTATACTAAAAAATGAACCAGATTTAGCTTTTGTACAAATTGAAATGCCAAATCTTTCTGGTTTAGAAATTGCAGAAGAAATTAGCAAAAGAGAAACCAATGTAAAAATAATATTAGTTTCTGAACATTCTCATTATGCTGTTAAAGCTTTAAAAGTAATGGTTTTCGATTATCTTCTAAAACCTATTTCTATTGATGAATTAAAAACTTCTCTACAACGTTTCAACATAAAATATAAAATAAACTTAAACAATAGAGAGCTGCAAATTATTAGAGAAATGTCGAACGGATTAAGTAGTCAAAATATTGGTGAAAAACTATGCATTAGTAGGCATACAGTAGATACATATAGAAGAAGTATTTTAGAAAAAACAGCATGTCAAAATACAGCGCAATTAATTAAGTTCTCCTTAAAAAGCGGACTTATTTAA
- a CDS encoding DUF1566 domain-containing protein, protein MKRILLILALTFTTIGFSQTPEKMSYQAIIRDANDNLLSNKSIGLQISILQNTATGKTVYLETHTPTTNINGLITIEIGTGFVVSGVFSQIDWSSGNYFIKSETDPLGGTDYSISGTSQLLSVPYALHAKTAENFSAYKIGDAAHGGIVFWVDESGQHGLVFSANEISDATKWFAGTFGSTQAKGNGVGAGKANSSIIISSHVFLGDDGELYAARLCNELEVVSNNVIYGDWYLPSVFELKLMSLNVATLNATTTSISGDNLSNNFYWSSTEASNSMSKIVNPTNGQESSVLKGSLNRVRAVRTF, encoded by the coding sequence ATGAAAAGAATATTACTAATTTTAGCGCTTACTTTTACTACGATTGGGTTTTCACAAACACCAGAAAAAATGAGTTATCAAGCCATTATAAGAGATGCAAATGATAACCTGTTGAGTAATAAATCTATTGGCTTACAAATAAGCATTTTACAAAACACAGCTACAGGAAAAACAGTCTATTTAGAAACACACACACCAACAACTAATATTAATGGCTTAATTACCATAGAAATAGGAACTGGATTTGTAGTATCTGGTGTTTTTTCTCAAATAGATTGGAGCTCAGGAAATTATTTTATAAAATCTGAAACAGATCCTTTAGGAGGAACAGATTATTCAATTTCTGGCACTAGCCAACTCTTGAGTGTTCCTTATGCATTACATGCAAAAACGGCAGAAAATTTTTCAGCATACAAAATAGGTGATGCTGCACATGGAGGAATAGTTTTTTGGGTTGATGAAAGTGGGCAACATGGTTTGGTATTTTCAGCTAATGAAATATCAGATGCTACAAAATGGTTTGCAGGCACATTTGGTTCCACTCAAGCAAAAGGTAATGGAGTTGGTGCTGGTAAAGCAAACTCTAGTATCATAATTTCATCGCATGTTTTTCTTGGTGATGATGGTGAGCTTTATGCTGCCAGATTGTGTAATGAACTTGAAGTTGTGTCAAATAATGTAATTTATGGAGATTGGTATTTGCCTAGTGTTTTCGAACTAAAATTAATGTCTCTAAATGTGGCTACTTTAAATGCTACAACTACTTCTATAAGTGGAGACAATTTATCAAATAACTTTTATTGGAGTTCTACAGAGGCATCAAATAGTATGTCTAAAATTGTAAACCCAACTAACGGTCAAGAATCTAGTGTTTTAAAAGGTAGCTTAAATAGGGTTAGAGCTGTAAGAACATTTTAA